The genomic interval CTTGACCTCAGATTTGTTCTATCATTGCAAATACATCGTTAAATATCGCAAAATATCGCAAAAAACTGGTAAACCAGAAGAAAAAAACGCAAAAAACGAGAAAAGTTTTTTTGAAATGTAAGGCGGCCGAACAACACTAGCTCCGGTGATGGGTCGTCTGGCTGGTAGAGTGTGTGCGTGTGTGTGGTGTGAGTatcctagagagagagagagatggatgtttggtttttatttgtttaggggTAAAATTGGATGAGAAAAATGGTGTTAGAATATTTTGCATGATGCAAAATATGCTAGCATATCTTTAGtggataaattaattttaagcatataatatcaaatttcccattctAATTTCTAAACCTAATTATCTCTCTTCTCCTACACTACAGCCGTTAAGACAAGAGTGAAGACTAAAACCTAAACCTAAAAATTTTTCTCCTCATCTCTTTAGTTCATCTCAGTCAATCTCTGCTGCTCTTCCACGACACCAGCCGACCAATCCATCTCTCCAGTCGACGACTGACTACCACTCGCTGCCCTCGCCGATAAGTTCGGATCTTCAGTCGACGCTAACTGTCTATTTGACCCACCTCTTCAGTCGACAGGACCCTATTTTACTCCTACTCAGCCATTGACACAAGGTATAATGTGGGAAATCAATTATGAAAATACATATCATCTACTTTTTCAAAGCCAGTCATATGTCTTTTGGCTTTAGGCCTCGATTTTTTCAGACCCAATTAGGTGGATGTAGGtgatttcaatatttttttttctggatgTAGATAatcatgtttaaaatttttaatctttttttagtTTCTAAAAACTTAATCAGTATGTATGGGAATAGATTAAGAAGAAAGAGACGTGCTTTAAATTTGATCctattgttttcttcttctttatcattaagtagtttttttttattgttttatatattgttttCGATCGAACAACAAAATTAGGTAAAATTTTTTGTATGTAaccattaataaattttaaagtttaatttttgttttgtggGTTGTAATAATATTGATTGGTTATTTGTGGCAGCTCAAATAGGAAAATGATGAGGTTGCAATCGTATATATGCAAGACTTAGTTTTTTGCTGtaatgattgttttattttttttcatctgagatgagtatatatatagtatatagttACATATATTTGGTTTGTTGTGTATGTAGATGGAGATAATAAAGAGAGATGAATGTGCAAAAGTATCTAAACAAATGGAacatgttttctttttttactgTTCACTTATGGGAGTGTAATGTGTTGTTAGAGATTAAGAAAgaattgttttttttgttaaattttaggtatgttactgtttttttttttcattttaatgaaatattaaaatacaatCCGCACTAAaacaaccgatccaatccgcactattacggattggattggattggatttaaactgttaTGCGGATTTGATTGGATCCAAAAtttgaaatccgcacttagtgcggattggatgttgtttgactaaAAAAGTGCGGATTAGATCGGATGACCAGCCCTAACAGTTACTGTttatatgtgtaggtaaggacaAAGGTAAGGCTGAGCAGCAGTAAATGCGAGCaaatgaaggttgtacatgtcggggcggttagaccTGGAGCATACGATCTTTAGAATAGCAGACTGTATTTTGAATAGTCGCTAGGTGACAACttttgttactaatattttgtaatatgattgtaaatattttaaatacggGATTCCAATTTATGCAAcgattatttattttcatttgaaggttaattaaataaaattttaattaattatgtttttcaacaaactcgttgattagcaatggattgcacaattattataaaattacaataacACTCCTAAATTAATAGGGTGTTACATTGTGTTTTGGATTGGACCCTGTTTTTTGAACTACATAAATTTTCTTGTGTTTTGATGTTAGGTAAGTTGAAGATTTTTAAATTAACTTTATGGTTGTATTGTTGATTGCAGTACTTGGTAAATTCATCTTATTCTCAAAACCACCACTTCCAAATCAGTTTCTCTATTATTACAAGCTCtttagtttaaatatatttatcctAGTAATTGATAAAGAGATAGAGAAGagataaatgatttttttccttatttatAGATAGAAGAAACTGCTTACAATCGTAGTCATGTAGATACCGTAGGTCTtgtaactttttttattattatttttatgatgtttATAGAGAGATAAAAATGATCAATTTGTCAAATTGAGGCTGAAATCCCAGAGTTTTTTTGCCAAGTCGTTGTCTCTGCCCATGGTGCTTGCCTTGGAAATATTACTGTCTTCAAAATATTCACCTGTTACTCCCTTCACTTGTGGGTTCAATGCCACGTAACACGTAGTTGCTGCCCCCTAAAGTAATAGGACAACATTACAAAGGAAGAAGTTTTCTTCTCATAAAAGAAAGTATACTTTTACGttcattagaaaaataaaaagtatagtTTTACCTGTTGGACATTTTTCAGAACAAGTCTACCCACTGATTTAGCAAGACCTTCACGAATCAAAGAATGAATTGCAATATTaggtattaaaaatataaagagaTGTGTTAATTACAATCTCATATTATAACTTTTTAGTCAATCTTCACGCCCGAAACTAGAtggcaaaatattttttttcaatttttttttttaattatattcatTGTACTTACAGTATCATCTatgtaattttttgaaaatttccaaataatttacagtaccaaaaacataatttttaatattctagTCTACTATGAGTTTTAAAAAAgcttcaaatatatttttggcacgtaaattatttaaattttttaaaaaatttacagaaATGATGTTGTAACTATAATAAATACagccataaaaaaaaattaataaaatatttcagaatatattttcaCATTAGAAAGTAGACTAATAGATTGTAATAGGAAGTCGTGAATAACACAACTCAAATATAAATTCCATAAGTAAAACCTGCCTTAAAAGATATGAAAGTAAACTAAGTAttcctcttttctttttttggaaaattataCAATAAATACCATCGATGATGCCACTAAATCGAAAAAGATTGGTAAGAATTGCACCCGGGTGAAGTGAATTTGCTGTAATGTTCACATTTTCTTCCTGAAAACGAAATAAATAGAAATGTTAAAAGCACCctttcaaaaggaaaaaaaaaagtgtgaacAACACTTTGAACAAAgtaaacaataaaatttataaaaaatttcatgtACTTTTAAACGTCTTGAAAGCTCATTGGCGTGCAAAACATTAGCTAGCTTGGATTGCCCATAGGCAGCAATACTACTGTACCTGTACAAAATGTACATATTCACATAAGAAACAGTTGACCTAAATCAAAGAGACATGTAATACTAAGTTGAAAGTAATTAGAAAATAGTCCTATGTACCCTAATTTGTCGTTAATTTTATCAAAGCGAATTCCTTCAGAATATGGGAATCGGTGAGCCATTGAGGAAACATTTACAATTCTTCCTTCTTTTTCACTCTGCTTTGATGTTTTCTTCATAGTTTCCAACAAAAGATTTGTCAACAGAAAATGACctgaaacataacaaaaatttTGTGAGCTCTAATGTTTGCTTATTTCTTGATTAACATATGTATCTAAATTTAGTTTAGTTACCTAAGTGGTTGGTTGCAAACTGTAATTCAATGTTGTCTTTGGAaagcatgaatggtgttgccATAACTCCTGCATTGTTACTTGACCATACAAGAAAAAGTCAACAACATTACATAAATCTTTGAATAAATGCATGCTTAATTAAAACTTTGTGCAAAGTTTAAAGGTATATTAATATGTTACATTAAGATGTTCAGAGGAAGATTTGAGGATTTGAAATCTGATGCGAATTTTCTGATGGATGAGAATGAGCTGAGATCCAATTCCATGGCATCAACTTTAGCAGTAGGGATTTCTTTAACTATTGCTTCTTTCACATCTCTTCCAGCAGCCATGTTCCTCACAGCCATGATCACATGTACCCCGCGCAATGCAAGAACTCGAGTAGTTTCAGTGCCAATACCACTAGATGCTCCTAAATTGTCAATGCCATAAAACCAGTATAAGCAACACAACATAGTATATCTATAATATCATTAGAGTATGAGATAATGTCATAATAATTGGGCATTTTTAGAAAACAGATGCCAAAAATTGTTAGATTTTAGAAGCAAATTAATTGGACTAAACAACTACAAATTTTGAAGGTGAACTACTAcaaattttgtgtgtgtgattgttagtcttttatttattactctTGCTCATAAAATATTAGAGAATTACTAACTGATTAACCACAGAACACTGATATTAGAGTAAGTGAAACTAGCTGAAATTCCTTTTGGAGATGCCACTTGACAGAATCAAATCAACTGAATATGTTACATTGCAATTAATTCAATCTATGGTATGGATTATGGAAGGTATGTTCAATCTTGAAAAGACCATACATATacttattcatatatatatttttaagaaaaaatgacCCAGAAGAATAGATGAATTATAAGAATGTAACTACACATGAAATCtccattattattataatacttGTAAAGaatacccatatatatacatatttatatgtgACTTAAGAGGGTAGCTCAAATGTTGCTCCCACAAATTCGCAGGGTAAGTCCCTACAGAACAATTGCTATGTACTCCTggtccaaaaaaataaaataaaccaaaccccacatataaattattatcaagctagggaaaagaaaaagaaaacaacaaggTCTTGAAAGTCACTTGGATAAAAATTTCCCCAAAGGAAGTGAAAACTTCAATATAAGGAAATCATTTACCCAACACATTTATAACTCATAATATAGTAATCAtgacataattattattttcactaTCTATTATTAAGTAACCACAATTCCATACGACTAATTCAAGTAAAATATGATTACTCTAATAAAAGATAttgatataatataaataacccATACATTTCTATCTGGAAAAAACATAAATTccttgataaataaatatttaacctGTGATAATGGCAGTGAGACCAGTCCCATCAATGCCTTGAGTAACCTCCTCTGCTGTAGAGGAAGATGAAAACCCAGAAGGCCCTTTTCTGCAAAAAGGCCACATTTTTGCTCAACTAACTCTT from Cannabis sativa cultivar Pink pepper isolate KNU-18-1 chromosome 4, ASM2916894v1, whole genome shotgun sequence carries:
- the LOC115712925 gene encoding short-chain dehydrogenase TIC 32, chloroplastic; this translates as MWPFCRKGPSGFSSSSTAEEVTQGIDGTGLTAIITGASSGIGTETTRVLALRGVHVIMAVRNMAAGRDVKEAIVKEIPTAKVDAMELDLSSFSSIRKFASDFKSSNLPLNILINNAGVMATPFMLSKDNIELQFATNHLGHFLLTNLLLETMKKTSKQSEKEGRIVNVSSMAHRFPYSEGIRFDKINDKLGYSSIAAYGQSKLANVLHANELSRRLKEENVNITANSLHPGAILTNLFRFSGIIDGLAKSVGRLVLKNVQQGAATTCYVALNPQVKGVTGEYFEDSNISKASTMGRDNDLAKKLWDFSLNLTN